A stretch of DNA from Sander lucioperca isolate FBNREF2018 chromosome 8, SLUC_FBN_1.2, whole genome shotgun sequence:
aaatgatttgTTCAGTATTCAGGTATTCTTGATATAAAGCACGGCTTACAGATATTTAAATGTGCTCCAAATTTAAGAGCATTTGTAGAAATTCCCTTTAACTTTTAAGATTGATTGTTATCAGAAAGCAGGGCCCAGGACATTTGATAACGAGTAAACCTCTGTTCCTCTCGTGTGTAGATGCGTCCTACGTGGACCCACTGGGTCCTCAGATGGAGAGACCAAAGACTGGAGCCAAGAGGCGCGTGGAGGATGACGACTTTGCAGATGAAGAGCTGGGAGACGACCTGCTGCCGGAGTAGCTGTCTCCACATTCTGCCTTCACTGCATTGTTGGGACATTTGCTCTTTTGTCACCTTTTGAAAGGCAAGGGCACAAAGCTTCACCacaaaactaaaacattttaTACTCCACtcaaaaaacataaatgttacGGGATAAAGACTTGATTTTTCATGGGCATCAATAATGGTCCAGTACATCTGTTATTGTAATACAGTCACAATGCAGTTAAAGTGTTGACGTTTTACTtcaatttaaatgtgtttacattCATATCCGATGAATTGTGTAGAAACTATGAACCTTTTAGACATTCTGTTCCTCCCAAGAGTAAACAAGTTCTTTACTGTTCACAAAATGTGAACGCCCTAAAACACAAGTGTGCATTTTAACCTCACTGTCacctttttcattttaaacccaGTGTTGGGGCACAGagccaaaacaatgaaaaacataTTGCTGTCGCAATATTTTTGACTGCAATATATGTTTCCATGTGTGTGAGCTAGGAGCTGCTTTGGAAAATCCATCAACAGGATACAAGAAACTTATGTAATGCATCCATTTCAGGTCGTGTTTagttactttttacattttgtacttATTCCAAAAATGCTTATTTGTATGTaacatgtatttatgtttgtgtttatttaataataataattaaaaaataaactattttatCTATTCAAGAACGTTTAGCAGTCTCATTCTGAGCACAACGATCTTCAGATATAACACAACCCGTGATGTCTGAGTATAGAAAGCTCACTGACCGTTTCCCCGGCGAGGCAGCAGATCAAACCGAAGATTTAGTGGCGATTTAACTGTATTGAATTAAGCTTTAACTGAATTTTTATATGCATAATATAATTGAAAGCTTTTGCCTCACATAAATCTAAATGACATATTGTAAGTGTACACGTCATACTACAGGGAGGAGTGGGGCctttgacagaaaaaaagacacaatgtacttttagcatttaaaaattatttaaatctaTTAGTGGTTTGACCTTGAGGTGAGAGTGTCTTTGTAAAACCAGAGCAGACATAAATGGTTGGACATAACTGGATCCAGTTTATCTTTAAGTGAAGTAGACTCTGGTGTGAAGCCAAGATCCACACACTGCCAATAGTCTGGACATCCCACTCCCGTCAGGAGCTGCTCTCATGAACGCTGGCCTCTTTCTTTTATTACTAGATGTGTACCAGGGTACTTTATCTGTCAGTTCTGATCACGCTGGAACCCCCTGTTCCTGTACGTACAAACACTTCCATCGGATTTCCCGCACACCTCGGTGGAGAAAAGCAGCAGGAAAACAATCTTGGTGGCCTTTTTATCTTCTTAAACAGAAAGCagcaggtgtgaaacctccaaCTCTGTAATTATTTCTAACTCTGAGGCAATTATTACTCTTGACGACACTGTGGACGTGCTGTACCAGACATGTTTTTGCAGTTTCCCTGGCAGCGCGCCTGTTCCTCGGTTTCCAAGCCAGGACTGTGGACTGTTTGCCTGCTGCTTACTCCCCAACGCTTCCAACATTTCACTGGATTATAACCGAGGAAAGTAACCTGTTTACGGTAAGCGTTGTCATTAACGGAGATCATTGGGTTCTCTTATTCTACTTGTCGCATTTGAAGAAAGGCAAATACGTTAAGAGCGCGCTGAGAAACATTTTTCAGTGGATATACGCATTTTGGCACAGCACCGTACCGAGAAGCGCACAGTGATGCCGCATCGGATCCgcgtcctgctgctgctgctgcacctggctgtgctgctgctgggctGGCCGACCGGAGCGGGCCGGGTACGAAAAAAGGCCACCAGGTCCCGGCCTTGCCTGGACCTGCCGGAGGAGATCCTGGAGCAGATGTTCGGTCGGCTCTCGGTGGGAGTGATGAGTGCTTTCCACCACGCACTGGAGCTGGAGCCGCAGGACAAACTCAACCTGACGTGCCCGACCACCGCACGGTCCCCGACCGACAGCAAGACCCGCCTCCCGGTCAATCTGCTCAGCATCTCCCCCTGGGCCTACAGGTGAGAGCAGGTGCAACTTaaaatgtttgctttttttaaatcgcaATTTGCGATTCTATAAATTACGTTGCATTCATTTATTTGCAAAAAATACTTGCATTCAAACAGGAACCACCAACACGCGTTAAATATTGCAATGTATAATGTCCAAACTTTCATGATATTTTGTCACAACTTGTTCAGCTGTGGATACACAAGTACACAGTTATTGTAGCGTTTAGTGTGTATTTAAACTTTCACTGGCAGAATTACTGTAACGCCAAATGTATCAAAATCAAATCTCAATTTAGGTCACTAAAGAACTatgttaattaaattaaattaaattcaattttatttatagtatcaaatcataacaagagttatctcaggacactttacagatagagtaggtctagaccacactctataatttacaaagacccaacaattccagtgatttcccccaagagcaagcatttagtgcgacagtggcgaggaaaaactacccttttaggaagaaacctcagacccaggctcttggtaggcagtgtctgacggtgcggttgggggtgtgatgaacaatggcaataatagtcacaataaagataatggaactatgactagaaatagtagttgtagtagttcatgtcatagcagggcacacaGTTTACAAAAAGTTTACACCACAGCCAGTACAAAACTTTAACAATAATGTTAAACTCACTTCTTATATCAATGTGATGCTGATGGTGATGATCAAAGTGCATTTTTGGCCAGACACTAACTCATTTTGGCATATAGCACCCCTTtgataacccccccccccaaaaaaaaaccacGTTAAATTAAGCATTTAAAAGTGTTGTGGAAAATCAGGAATGTAAATCACTGTATATTCTAAATTCAGACGGTAtttagttttaccttttttatgtCACATTAGTTTAATTCTACTGTATGACCTTCAGTATATCTCTTCTATATATAGCTATATCTCTTCTGGCTTCAAGTGCTTCCCATTAAACACGCTTCAGATTTGAAATAACAGATTGAATTTGGGCTGTAGCAGCAAAAACTGACAATTAATTTCTTAATTTCAGAAGAAAACAGCACTGTGTGACAACTGAAGGTGGCTGagtttaacaaaaaaataaaatgagatgAAAATCTAACGATACAATGATGTTTTACAGGAAGTTGGCAGGAATACTTGTGTGTTTGACCTGTGAATATGGCACACTTAAGAGCGTTGAAGACAGCAATCCGCTTAAATAATATAAACTCTGATTTTGCAGAGGAAAACTCATctgtttaattcaatttttcAGAATTTCGTACAACCCGGCAAGGTACCCCCGCTACGTCCCTGAGGCTTACTGCCTGTGTAAGGGCTGCCTGATCGGACCTCACGGTGAGGAGAGTGACCAGTACCGCAGCACTCCGGTCTATGCTCCCTCTGTCATCCTGAAGAGAGCGGGCTCCTGTCTCGGCGGCCGCCACTCGTACGTTGAGGTCTACGTCTCCATCGCTGTGGGATGCACCTGTGTGCCGCTgctggagaaggagagggaCGGCCAGAACAGCAACCAGAGCTTGGAGAGAGCAGAGGCCAAAGCCAAAGCCAAAGCCAAAGCCAAACAGCTCGTCTCTGCGGGGAAGAATGTATGAAAGAAGCGGGACTGGTACTCTAGATACGTTTTTTTGATGCACATTTTTTGGTCTTCGTCCTTCCCCATTGATCAATTGAAGTGAATATACCTGTTGAAGTAGAATCCCCCGTTAGTGTCCCTAATCAAGAACACATTATATATTTGCATGATGAAGGGTTTAGTACAGAGGTACTGATTAACATCTCTGTTCATCTTTGGGAAGGGTTTTTCATCTGGAAGCAAATAAGGACGTAGTTTGTTGTCTGGTTTGCTCTCAAATAAGACTTATTTGGCCTGCTTACATTCTTGGCTTGGTTATGACATCCTTTGGACCCAAACTTGGTGATGTCTTGACTACTGTTGTTTAAGGATACAAAATTCAAAGTGATTGTATTGGCTGGACTGAAGAGAATATGCCTAAAAATCCAGAGAAGACTAGATGAAACTCTGAAGTTCACTATGACATTTGAAAGGTTGGTTCAGCCCAATGTCAGAAAACATATTTGACTTACTTCTTGTATCTAGTAATGCAGATGGTTTGAGTTTTTATGCTCAGGTTTTGAGAAATGTATCTGAGATTTCTGCACCACAAAAACTTTCCTTCATCGTATCGGGGTGGAGGCAGAAATCTCAGAGACggatatctcaaaacctggacAAATAAAACCACAACTATCAGCATGGATAGAGAAATAATTGagtgtgtttatttgtaatTTGGTTGGACCAACAAAGTTAACTCAAACAAATATTGACCAATGGAATAAAATGCCTCATTATTAATCAATGACCTGATCAATGCTGCCACCTACTGATGTTGAAATACAACTGCAAGTTCATTCATTCTGACCCACTTTAATAATAACTTGTcatcaaaacaacaaatattcCAGATTGCataaatatttaatgtttttttgattgATTACCAACAAACTATTAACCGAAATGAATGTCAATCAATTTTCCATGGGTTAACAAGCCTATGTGTATGGGGAGTGGTGGCCTAAGGGTTAGAAAAGCGAGCTTGTGAACGGAAGGTTGTTGCCAGGATAAATCTAGGTGGGGAAAGTAAAACGACAGTGCGTGCCCCTctctcattaccaccactgaggtgccgttgagcaaggcccttaacccctaccgctccagtggagctgctcagtggccagcagatcagactgtggcaGCTTCCGGGTGTGAATgagatcagggcgttcctgccaAAGAGAGCATTGCTCTCCGTGTAATCCCcaactgaataaataaagtgggggggaaaaaaagctgtTTTTGACTCATGAGATTTTGTTTCACAAGCccaattattatatataatagttATAAAATTGTTAACCAAAACAAACTCTGAAAATGTCCACCTTCACTGCATTGTTAACGCATCCCTTCATTCTTCACCAGTAGAGGACCACAGAACTAATAGCACTGTGCTGGAGAACATCGGCGTGATGTCCTCCCTCTATCAGGCTCTTTCTGCTCTCAACAGTCAAAGTGTTCATCAGACCTCCGGAGGTTCAGGACAGCAGGCGAGACGGATAGTTGACAAAACAGCGGAACTCATTGTTCAAGCTTCTGTTGTGTTTTGGCAGGAAGCTGCACATTTTTACATCCAGAAGGTCTTTGGCGAGTTTCTCCATGATGGCTCCTGTAGAACAAACGGGACACAAACATCTGATGCAAAAAAGCTGCTGAAAACACAGCAAgtatgttgttgcttttttcactaAAATGTAGGTGTAACGAGTAGTGGTGGAATGGTACTaagaacatttactcaagtacaatttCAAGGTacttatttccattttatgctactttttacttccgctacattttcaaatgtatttggcAGCTTTAGTTAATTTACAGATTtagattaatacaaaatataaatcaactaatacATTGATATATTACAAGATAAGCTACTCAGCAGTAAATAACGTAATTAAAATTCTTTGTGACTtgataatgtaacaataataatacatgaGAGATACAAACTGGCCAACATTAGAGCTCCTCCTCTCACCTGTACACAGCAGCACTTTGCCTTTGCTCAGGTACTTGATGGTTTCGGCCACTTTGCTCAGACACTCCTCGGACAGGTACGGTGGGTCGGCCAAGACGACGTCGAAGCTCTGAGGAGCCACGTTGGCCACAAGAGACAACGGCTCATTGTAGTCGTAGAAGATGAAGTCGTCGCCGTAGATGGCGAAGCGGCGGTCGTACTCCAACACGACGGCGGACACCCGGTCCGAGCCTTCAACCACACCCTGCTTCAACTTCTGGTACACGCTGGGCGCGCTCACACACGCTATCCTGCAGGTAGAAAGAAACATTTAAACTCAGTCAGAAACATGTCGAAGATGAAGCTCAAATTTCTGGTTGTGGTTTGCTGGGATTCACTTCTCAGCTGCCATTTTGTTGAATTATCAGAATCCGTTCATCACAGAACAGACATAAACCAGTTTTTACGCCCACAATATCAGAAGGTAGATCAGAATGCAATGCAGCTACAAGACAGGCTGCGGCTTAAATAAGAAATGTAAACACAACAAACATTACTCTGAATCTTTCATTCATATTATTCTTGAAACAAGTGGCTCCCGAGGTGTGGCTACATATCTGGGAAACtgctaaataaagtctttaaaaaagcctcttgggtcagctacattttgctgattacttaagaaaggttttgaatgcaggacttttacttatagTGGGGGTATTTTcagtgtgcagttttactgcagtaaaggatctaaatacttttccaccactgcttacACCCTCTGTTCGTTTCTGATTTTCAAACTTGTTATTGTCTCCTGACCTTACTTTTTGTGAATACTGGGCAGAGAACCACCGCtctaaaaatgtgtgtgtgtgtgtttttacctGCCTCCCTCTCCAGCTTCACGTACGACCTCCTCAGCTAACTGAGCTGCTGTCTCGTCACTGTACCAGAACTGACTCATCCGCTGgtggaaacagaaatatcagtgaCACTCTGAACATGTATGACCGTATCAACATTCAATCTTTTAATCTGACTGCAGTGCTTCATGCTTCTACACACACCACACTCGTTTAGTTTACCAACGTTAAGCTCAAATAAAAGTGAGAAcgtaaaaaaaagtaacattcATATTTGAACCGGAAATAATGGATTATTGATCTGATGCCAatactgacattttaaagtctACAAAATGATTTAGCGGATTTATAAAAACATTTCCTTTAGGGCTGCACCGTATGATTAACATTCATTACCTGTTAATCTGTTCATTAATTTTTCTATTAATCTATTAAttagtcaataaaatgtcagaatttTTTTACTTATTCCCATCAAAAGTTTTCAGTTGCCAgaagacaataaaaacaattctCAAGAAGGAGGTAAGGAAAGGATTTCAAATGTGCAGTTggggtggaggaagaggagccatTACTGCGACAGCCAAAATACACAGAGCAGTAGCCCCACCTAGTGGAAAGGGCACGCCCCGCCACTGGTTACTAATGCctatgaaaaataatttgtggaTCCGCTATGTGATTCGGATCTGCTCCAAATTTCAATGGGTTCGTCCTGGGCCCTTGCCACATCCTTCCAcgaagtttcatgaaaatcggtCCAGTAGTTTTcccgtaatcctgctgacaaacagacaaaccgagccgaaaacataacctccttgacGTTGGTAATAAACAGAACAGATGCAGAGTTCTGTCTCCTGTCACTAAAACCAGTCAACTCACCCAGTCTTCCTCCACTGCTCCCACAGCGAACTGGTCTGATGGTGTAGTGCTGGGTTCGCTGGTCTCATTGTAAAACTCCTGCAGGGCGGCCAGAGTGTGAGCCGACAGCGTCGGGACGTCGTCGTCGCTGCTGTCACTCATTTCTGACGGAGGAAGACAGGAGAGGAACAGCTGTTCTTTAAGAATGAAAGACCAGAAAACCTGAAaccaaaataacttttttttttaaattattgattACATTTTAACTGGTTAATTTAAGCTGGTGGATGACTTGATATATTACAAATAGGTACGCTATATATGTAAGATTGGgcaaccgattcctacttggaatcggttcaaaaattacgattccagtagaatcgtttctttattggaatcgtttggaggattcggtttcaaatccgatcatcgcttccaaatttaacatgcgcaagttttggtttccgaagcGACCAggagcttgttgtgttgcagccttggagcacagtaagcagcgctctactGTAGTGTGGCTTTATCGtacattgaaaaagctgtaaaactgcaaaccacctaCCAAccataaaactttcctcttatttgtgaaaataggaatgtgacccgtttcaactccacccctcaaagaatcggaatcaataagaaccggaatcgaaaggaagaatcggaatcagaatagttaaaatccaaacgatgcccaaccctatatGAACTCAGAGTTATTATTTATTCACTTGCAGTAACTGACATGATCAAACCCGTCACAGCTTTACAAAAACCTGTTAGCAAACCACTGACAAAATAAGGTATTTCAGATTTAGTTTTACATATTTGAAGATGTCTTTCTTATTCAAAgcaattaaataataataataaaataaacttaCTTTAAGGGTTAGGGGAAcattaggggaacgttctctaaaggttacaacggtaggggaacgttaggggaacgttccctaaaggttCTGGGAACGTTCTGAGAACGGTCGATGTAACCAAAAactaacgttccctaaacgtcaggaaaactttccatgggaaccaAAAACTAACCTTCAGGGAAAGTTCCCGCAACCAAAAACGAACGCTCccagaacgttctgggaaccAAAAATTGTTACCTAGGAAACCATTGGATCACAGTTGACTGCATCGAACTTGTGATTTTGCAAACATTTACCAGATGAAAATAATATCGATAAATATCGATATTATTTTCATAATATTAAAGTAttttaatattgtgatattggtTTCAACGACTTAATAGATTATTTGTTCAAAACAATTCCAAGTTGCACATTTCATAATTTGCACTGGCATAATAAAGTATGGATATCCATACAAACACCAGACCTTTCCTGGTCTATTATTTCTTGCTTTCTCCATCTCATGTGTGcatcaagttacaacaactatTATATTAAGATATTTTCAGAATTGCcttttttaatttcatatttacacCACATACTCCCTCTGTTTCTGCTTAGATGTCACGTAATCGtactcgctctctctcacatTGTAAAGGCAGGACTTTTACCTGTAACATAGTATTTCTACACTgcagtattgctacttttactaaaaGATCCGAGTTCTTCTTCCATCACTGCTGACAAATGAATGAGTGACAGACAGCGACGATAGTGGCCTGTTCTGTAAATAAACTGCCGATTTAATACAATTAACTCCACTGATAAAGTACCCGCTTGTTACCACACTCAAAAAGGTCAAGCGTtttaaaaataaagtacaaaactAAACATACCACTTATTACTTATCAGAAACTGGTCCCGTTGTGCACTTCTCCAAAGATCCTCTATAAACCGTCTCTGACTTCACTGCGGCGGTGTTGTGAACATGTGAGGAGTCGCAGAATGATGACATATTCCAGGTAG
This window harbors:
- the il17d gene encoding interleukin-17D, translating into MPHRIRVLLLLLHLAVLLLGWPTGAGRVRKKATRSRPCLDLPEEILEQMFGRLSVGVMSAFHHALELEPQDKLNLTCPTTARSPTDSKTRLPVNLLSISPWAYRISYNPARYPRYVPEAYCLCKGCLIGPHGEESDQYRSTPVYAPSVILKRAGSCLGGRHSYVEVYVSIAVGCTCVPLLEKERDGQNSNQSLERAEAKAKAKAKAKQLVSAGKNV
- the eef1akmt1 gene encoding EEF1A lysine methyltransferase 1, which encodes MSDSSDDDVPTLSAHTLAALQEFYNETSEPSTTPSDQFAVGAVEEDWRMSQFWYSDETAAQLAEEVVREAGEGGRIACVSAPSVYQKLKQGVVEGSDRVSAVVLEYDRRFAIYGDDFIFYDYNEPLSLVANVAPQSFDVVLADPPYLSEECLSKVAETIKYLSKGKVLLCTGAIMEKLAKDLLDVKMCSFLPKHNRSLNNEFRCFVNYPSRLLS